The Cervus canadensis isolate Bull #8, Minnesota chromosome 29, ASM1932006v1, whole genome shotgun sequence genome includes a window with the following:
- the LOC122431430 gene encoding LOW QUALITY PROTEIN: uncharacterized protein LOC122431430 (The sequence of the model RefSeq protein was modified relative to this genomic sequence to represent the inferred CDS: substituted 1 base at 1 genomic stop codon) — MRQERRNSLSQTLMGQDSVHTPGASSFPERGASPRDVCESELRAIAGRREAPLRAPPSAPAAERSAETERGVRGSRSLGGRGRAPGEPVPGRAAGGVRLRPAKAAQGVRRPRRATESNRVLVGDGGFLTGPGLLLSTKGGGSHVRKPGSAGPVQETGRARPLSPRGDSRTFVAVTSHPAPRARTPRARVRSEAAGDFCVQGDLRGGSLGLPDPPGQAQPAVDSEPGSSCVRSVSPPPRNPEDDCNPPGSSVHGIFHARIPDGTAVSSSSGSSLVKHLPRVLPACLLCLALAGRVRTTEPPGKPWCAPSTGLFPLRPQWDYNTAEGKERLRVYRQTLLGGLKAATRRPTNLAKVGNVQQGREKSPAAFLERLMDAFRQYTPMDPEAEDTRSALMMHFINQSAPDVRKKLQKIDRLGEKSIQDLVAVAEKVYNNQETPEEKQTRAADRQTRNMARILLAATSARPNEXEKRLRQLAEGKLKPNPQEKPKLGRNQCAYCKKEGHWAKDCPKKFKQGTNDLALGNLSD, encoded by the exons ATGAGGCAGGAGAGGCGGAACAGTCTGTCACAGACGTTAATGGGCCAGGACAGCGTACACACTCCAG GAGCCTCCTCCTTCCCAGAGAGAGGCGCGTCTCCAAGAGATGTCTGCGAATCTGAGCTCCGTGCCATCGCCGGGCGGCGGGAGGCTCCTCTCCGCGCCCCGCCGAGCGCGCCCGCCGCCGAGAGAAGCGCAGAAACGGAGCGCGGGGTGCGCGGCTCCAGATCCCTGGGAGGACGCGGGAGGGCGCCCGGGGAGCCTGTCCCGGGCCGGGCTGCGGGAGGTGTCCGGCTCCGTCCGGCCAAAGCCGCGCAGGGAGTGAGGAGGCCGCGGAGGGCGACGGAGAGCAACCGAGTCCTGGTGGGAGACGGCGGCTTCCTCACGGGACCCGGGCTCCTTCTGTCCACGA AAGGAGGCGGGTCGCACGTGAGAAAACCGGGATCTGCGGGCCCTGTGCAGGAAACGGGGCGCGCCAGGCCACTAAGTCCGAGAGGAGATTCGCGGACTTTTGTGGCCGTGACCTCACATCCGGCTCCGCGGGCAAGGACGCCGAGGGCCCGGGTGCGGAGCGAGGCCGCGGGGGACTTCTGTGTCCAGGGCGACCTGAGAGGCGGATCCCTGGGGCTGCCGGACCCCCCAGGCCAGGCGCAGCCGGCCGTGGACAGTGAACCCGGGAGCTCCTGTGTGCGCTCAGTTTCTCCTCCTCCTCGGAACCCCGAGGacgactgcaacccgccaggctcctctgtccatggaatcttccacgCAAGAATTCCGGACGGgactgccgtttcctcctccagcggatcgtCCCTGGTCAAGCATCTACCCCGCGTCCTACCGGcgtgtcttctgtgtctggcgttggcaggcagagtccgtactactgagcctcctgggaagccctggtgcgCTCCTAGCACTGGCCTTTTTCCTCTGAG GCCACAGTGGGACTATAACACGGCAGAAGGTAAGGAGCGGCTCCGGGTCTACCGCCAGACTCTGTTGGGGGGTCTCAAAGCAGCCACTCGCAGGCCCACTAATTTGGCTAAGGTAGGTAATGTACagcaagggagagaaaagagtCCTGCGGCGTTCCTGGAGAGACTGATGGACGCATTCCGTCAGTACACTCCCATGGACCCTGAGGCAGAAGATACTAGGTCAGCTTTAATGATGCATTTTATTAATCAGTCAGCCCCAGACGTAAGAAAAAAGTTACAGAAGATAGATAGATTAGGTGAAAAATCTATTCAGGATCTGGTGGCAGTAGCAGAAAAAGTTTATAATAACCAAGAGACACCTGAAGAGAAGCAGACTAGAGCCGCCGACCGACAGACCCGAAATATGGCTCGCATTCTCCTAGCAGCCACCAGCGCCCGGCCTAACGAATGAGAAAAGAGATTGAGACAACTGGCAGAAGGTAAGCTGAAACCCAACCCCCAAGAAAAACCAAAGTTAGGACGAAACCAGTGTGCATATTGTAAGAAAGAAGGACATTGGGCTAAAGATTGCCCTAAAAAGTTCAAACAAGGAACCAACGATTTGGCTCTGGGGAACCTGAGCGACTAG
- the LOC122430942 gene encoding uncharacterized protein LOC122430942 — protein MVIFCSAEWPSFNVGWPPEGTFDLRTVRRVQEIILRPQSGHPDQVPYILDWKDLIVSATPWIQPFLPPQAAAATEILVAEEKTKPLASPSAPVLQEDSTLDLLITPPPYSLPPPIQPEPPLPQPSPEAAGGGPAMNTRNRRAASPGGPADSTSAAILPLRALGPPDADGNQPLQYWPFSTSDLYNWRTQNAPFSERPKELINLLETVLFTHQPSWDDCQQLLQILFTTEERERIQLEARKLVPGDNG, from the coding sequence ATGGTCATCTTTTGCAGCGCTGAATGGCCCAGCTTTAACGTAGGCTGGCCTCCTGAAGGGACTTTCGACTTAAGGACTGTCCGGAGAGTCCAAGAAATCATCCTCAGACCTCAGAGCGGACATCCAGACCAGGTCCCATAtatcctggattggaaagatttaATAGTCAGCGCAACCCCTTGGATCCAACCCTTTTTACCTCCACAGGCAGCGGCAGCCACGGAGATCCTAGTGGCTGAAGAAAAGACAAAGCCTCTGGCTTCCCCTTCCGCCCCTGTTTTGCAGGAAGATTCGACTCTCGATCTCCTTATCACACCTCCACCatactctctccctcctcctattCAGCCCGaacccccactcccccaaccTTCCCCAGAAGCGGCTGGGGGAGGACCTGCAATGAACACCCGAAATCGCAGGGCCGCCTCCCCTGGGGGGCCTGCCGACTCTACTTCAGCAGCTATTCTTCCTCTCAGGGCTCTGGGTCCCCCTGATGCTGATGGAAATCAGCCCCTTCAATATTGGCCCTTTTCTACTAGTGATTTGTACAATTGGAGGACCCAGAATGCCCCATTTTCAGAGAGACCTAAAGAGCTTATTAATTTGTTAGAAACTGTTCTGTTCACTCATCAACCTTCATgggatgattgtcagcagctACTCCAGATATTATTCaccacagaagaaagagaaaggatccAGCTAGAGGCACGGAAACTGGTGCCGGGAGATAATGGGTAA